The Polynucleobacter sp. TSB-Sco08W16 genome includes a region encoding these proteins:
- a CDS encoding DUF2461 domain-containing protein, translating to MNAFTSFNPKAFQFLEELTNNQNRVWFAEHRSEYEQFVREPMKCFTETLSDSLAKKDVPLWGDPKRSLFRINRDARFSKAKHPYNMHASGLFTRTGDKHSSGVLYFRLDPLGSRCAAGYMQPEPPVLKKLRQGILDNPKAWLSLEKSLKRKGYELDYSYSLARIPRGFDDVPKEVEDAMKLKGWIIRKQLPRSMICSKDLIKEVTNFAKDMLPLLSFGWHALEKFSD from the coding sequence ATGAACGCGTTTACAAGCTTTAATCCAAAAGCTTTCCAATTTCTAGAAGAGCTCACTAATAACCAAAACAGAGTTTGGTTTGCAGAACATCGATCTGAATACGAACAGTTTGTGCGCGAGCCTATGAAGTGTTTTACAGAGACCCTGTCTGATAGTCTTGCCAAAAAAGACGTGCCACTATGGGGCGACCCTAAAAGATCTCTCTTTAGAATTAATCGAGATGCGCGATTCTCAAAAGCTAAGCACCCATACAACATGCATGCCAGCGGCTTGTTTACTAGAACGGGGGATAAACATTCATCAGGTGTTTTGTATTTCCGCCTGGATCCGCTCGGAAGCAGATGTGCTGCGGGCTATATGCAGCCTGAGCCCCCTGTTCTAAAAAAACTGAGGCAGGGAATTTTAGATAACCCTAAAGCTTGGCTATCACTTGAGAAGTCTCTAAAAAGAAAGGGCTATGAGCTTGATTATTCATACTCCTTGGCCCGTATTCCCAGGGGTTTTGATGATGTTCCGAAAGAGGTAGAGGACGCCATGAAGCTTAAAGGGTGGATTATCAGGAAGCAGTTGCCCCGATCGATGATTTGCTCAAAAGACTTAATTAAGGAAGTCACTAACTTTGCCAAGGACATGCTCCCTCTATTAAGTTTTGGGTGGCATGCGTTGGAAAAATTCTCTGATTAG
- a CDS encoding multidrug efflux SMR transporter has protein sequence MVWLYLAIAIAAEVMATTALKFSEGFTRLMPSLLVVLGYAGAFYFLSKVLNQLPISVAYAIWSGAGVALVGIVGWIWLGQKLDMGALAGIGLIISGVLVINLFSNTVSH, from the coding sequence ATGGTTTGGTTATATCTCGCAATAGCGATTGCCGCAGAAGTAATGGCTACTACTGCTTTGAAGTTCAGTGAAGGCTTTACAAGACTCATGCCATCTCTATTGGTTGTCTTGGGTTATGCAGGCGCATTCTATTTTTTATCAAAAGTGCTCAATCAACTGCCCATTTCAGTTGCTTATGCGATCTGGTCTGGTGCTGGTGTTGCACTTGTAGGTATTGTTGGTTGGATTTGGCTTGGCCAAAAATTAGATATGGGAGCCTTAGCAGGCATCGGGCTCATTATTAGTGGAGTTTTAGTAATCAATCTATTCTCTAATACGGTTTCACATTAA
- a CDS encoding sodium-dependent bicarbonate transport family permease, producing the protein MNNFLDPAILFFVFGAFAGAVKSNLEIPQPIARFLSLYLLMALGLKGGFALHKSGFTLEIGLSLGLAVFLAIIIPLMGYVVLRSKLNSYDAAAIAATYGSVSAVTFITATQALDQYGIAFGGHMAAAMALMESPAIILAILLANKARASATNTKQATGMSKILHESFTDGAQLLLLGSMIVGLVSGDSGQKIMAPFSIDLFKGMLAFFLLDMGLMAAKNFEGLRGKPPITLLYAIGAPLVHASIALALCKLLGLPLGDTVLLMVLAASASYIAVPAVLRHALPEVNPALYMGMSLGITFPFNIILGIPLYAYVAGLTY; encoded by the coding sequence ATGAACAATTTCTTAGATCCAGCAATTCTCTTTTTTGTCTTTGGCGCTTTTGCTGGTGCCGTGAAATCTAATTTAGAAATTCCTCAGCCGATTGCAAGATTTTTATCTTTATATCTTTTAATGGCATTGGGCTTGAAGGGAGGCTTTGCGCTTCATAAATCAGGCTTTACTCTAGAGATTGGCTTATCCCTCGGACTGGCAGTATTTCTGGCAATCATTATTCCGTTAATGGGTTATGTAGTTCTTAGAAGTAAGCTCAATAGCTATGATGCCGCTGCGATTGCTGCTACCTATGGCTCAGTTAGCGCGGTGACTTTTATTACTGCGACCCAAGCGCTTGATCAATATGGCATTGCATTTGGTGGACATATGGCAGCTGCAATGGCGCTCATGGAGTCGCCTGCAATCATCCTTGCTATTTTGCTAGCAAATAAAGCAAGGGCGTCAGCAACAAATACAAAGCAAGCCACAGGCATGTCAAAGATTCTCCACGAATCATTTACTGATGGCGCACAGCTTTTGTTGTTAGGTTCGATGATCGTAGGTTTGGTGAGTGGCGACAGTGGGCAAAAAATTATGGCGCCATTTTCAATTGATTTATTTAAAGGAATGCTTGCTTTCTTCTTACTCGATATGGGCTTGATGGCTGCCAAAAACTTTGAGGGATTAAGGGGTAAGCCGCCAATCACCTTGTTGTATGCCATCGGCGCGCCCTTAGTTCACGCATCTATCGCATTGGCATTGTGTAAATTACTCGGCTTGCCGCTGGGAGATACTGTTTTATTGATGGTGCTAGCAGCCAGCGCTTCTTATATTGCTGTGCCGGCGGTATTAAGACATGCACTTCCCGAAGTAAATCCTGCCTTATATATGGGAATGTCATTGGGAATTACGTTTCCCTTCAATATCATTTTAGGAATTCCGCTCTATGCGTATGTTGCTGGGCTCACCTATTAG